The nucleotide sequence GGCAAAATCGGTTCTTCCCCAACCGGTGGCTATAGCCTTACCGTTTTGTATATCGCTGTTTAAATTTAAACACGCCGGTCGAATAAATCGCGTAAATATTACTTCGTCTCGAGTTTCTAGTAGAGCGATATCGTTATATTTGGAAGGAGGCGAATAATTAGGATGGATTATTATTCTTCTTAAAGGATAATCTTTATATTGAGAACCGTCATTTTCCGATGACAAATCTAGTTCGCCGAGACGAACTACTGTTGGCTTGCCGCTAAAAAAATCGCTCGTTTATCGTAGTGATAGTATCAAAAATCAACTACTCACGCGTCAGTAGTAAAAGTACAGTGAGCGGCAGTTACGATGAATCTATTACTTATTAGAGTTCCCCCACATCTCCAAGGTTCAGATGTGGCATTAAATCCTACAAGAgcctaaaatgaaaaaaatctacgtatatttataattcttagAATCCATTAatcatttcattgaaattatacCATGAAAGGGAATTCTCCCGGTTCCGCTGGTTCACCACCTACTATTAAAGGTTTTACGTTATAATCGCATTTGggattttttattgtaataggAACCGCATCCGAAATTAGCGGTAAAACACCGACGACGGCTGTAACCGGTCTATTATATTCTTCACATTCTAAAACActttcatttgtaaaatatacGTAAAATAAAAAGACGATACTCTTACTTACTTTCTTGGCTTATTCTCTTTTGTTGTTGTTTATCCAAATTATCGTCAACGATTctcttttctaaaattaaaattacctaATAAATACCtcaattataacttttacattttattcattCGAAGATCGTTACATTTTTCCACAATTCAGTCAAATCAAATTTCCCTCGGAATCAGTTacgaggtacctccaaaacatatggcttcaggtgtagaaaaacgttgatcttgCAATTTTCTTTCAACTGTGGCAAtgagaagaaataattttgtgcTAAACAAGAACtctacggcggatgacccatagTTCGATGTTAGGGCTACTCACTTGTTTGAGCTGTTGTGTGATAAATCGCATTGTCATGGTGGAGAacgattcgtcttctgcgattggcttccctgattttttctggcaaacaaatggtGGTATACCATTTAGacttgaccgttctacgttgctccaATGGGACgatggcgacatgtccagttattccgaaaaatcAGCTgaccatttgctttgaagtgtTTCGTGTGTGAACAACTATTGTTGGACTTGGCTCCTCTTGTCAAACCGATACAGTCCATTGTTGTTTAGATTCGGGTTCATGTGCATAGATCTATGTTTCGttgcctgtcacgatcttatagacgtcttttgaagcaccgctattgaattttttcaccaTTTCTTTTGCACCTATCGACACAAGCTTATTTTTAGCGATTGCCAAATTATGCGTTATCCAACTCGAGTAAATCTTGAATATATGCGAGTGAAattaatgcccaagtatgcgtcaatctcacggtatgtcacaggACGATTCTGAAATATCAGTTTACGAACAGCCGATTTTAGACGACCTTCACATAATTCATTCTGTAGCGATTGAGTTCGAAAAATCACCGAGGTGATACTTCATCACGAAAAGTAGAAGCGAGTTTATCGGCACATTGCTGTTAGTTTAATCCAcgtagaaaatcatcgcacgaaaattttcgcgatttaattccacttTTGACCATGATGAATGTGATAGTTATCTGTAAACCACTCAAATATCACTcatatgacaacacgttctgagtacgatCACAATTAAAGATTTCAAACTTTATGACGGCAATGTGAGATACCTCATGTTTGAGACGTTCAAAGGTAAAATTCCCTCGCACAACTAATTAGAGATTCCTTTAATTTAAGATTTAAtcactttaaaaaaatagataccaTAATACCTTCGCAACATACAATGGCCGTAATTAAGTCGTCTGCATATCCGCACAACGTTTGTTCAATTCCTAATTTTGCTTCTTCCACTGCAGTTGGACAATCtgtaattattttacaaataccCGATTTGAGTGAACCTTTTAATGTACATTTATCGCcacctaaaaattatttcatgagTTCATTGTAGGCCAGTTATTTCTgaattctatatatttatactaacactacaaaacttatttttaatttatattttattttcaattattaaaacattGAGAACAAATATTACTACAGTGTTGCCGgattacaaaattcaatttcagtAGATTAAAAGTTGAAAGATCAATAGAATGTTGGGTGCTTAATATAATGCTGGTCATCAAATAGCGGAAATTTTATCTTTACTAAAAGAGACGTCCCACTACGAACTGATAATTAAACAATTTGTCCAGGTCCGcattacaatattcaattttcagaatcagtgaatcatttaaataaaagtatagataaacaataacattacacaaaaaatgtcTCATGGAATTCCTAGATAAAGCCggttactaaatcgaataatactgagaaaataatgaacataAATAGAGTATTACGTATTaaacataattcaaaatattttttctataatcatcagTAGGTACTTTTAATAGGGTTTCCGGTTCACAGTCTGTAACTAGTTGTGAGCAGTGTATTAAGTgtcaaattattcttaaataaaagttttatgaacaatAAAGTATATGGCAACCGTGGCTTTAAGATAAACCATCAACAAGTCAATTTGAAGTTTTGGAAAACGTCTTACCACAGAGGCCAAAAATTTGGAAAGAGATAGCAACATCTATCAACAGATGCTCAAAAAGTGATTTAAACTATTTTCAACCGACTTTGTTGTCGAGGTATGTCCAGGAAACAAAGTTTGTGACAAGTACTTCTCAGACTACACTCTACAAAATTGCAAAACGAGGTGTGACAATGAAACGAAAAGGGAATGATTtaggaaatttttcgaaaattaaacCTGATAGATTAACTCAAATATGCGAAACAATCTACAGTATGTTCGCATCAAACATAATGTCAAATGTACAGacattggaaatatttttgaaacaacatGGTTTTAGATATTGAACagtaaataatagaaataacagTAATGGAAAGTGGGCGTTTGATAAAGTGGAGAAATGaatatgtaacaaaaatttgagAGTATCGCAATGAAGGAAGACATTTCTGTTACTTGGATGAAACATAGTTTGTCTCCCACGCGACTGTTCATAAAGTGTGGACAAATGATAATAACCCCTCCATTCCAGATGTAAATGTATATGCATATTACTTTGCGGTTGGATAAATGATGCTTTATTATTAAGTTCGAAGCATGTCAAGGACAGCTCTTTAGATTATCGCCAGGATATCCAAGAGACCCTTTTTGAGTCTTGGTTAAAAAAAACTGGTACAACCCCTACATGCAAATAGTGTTATTGTGTTAACGCCTCGTATCATTCAAGACAAATTCttaaaattccaacttaatcaTCTTCCAAAGCCGAAATACAGGAATTTCTACTTGAACAAGATTTATATGTCTAAGAGCATTATACAAAGAAGCTACTCATAGAagttttggaaacaaaaatgattACCAAATAATATACGTTACACGAATTGGCCAAGAAGAATGATCACACTGTTTTAAAAGTACTTCCGTACTTACTTACTTACATTACATTCAAATCCAGTCAATTTTATATGGTCGCAACTAAAGACAAGAACTAACATTTCACCCAAAAATTCCCCCTCCGTTTTAGAGCTGATAATGTAAGAATGTTCAAACATTAACCCCGAGAATTGGAGAAATGTTATAAGTCACATGAAAAGACTTAAAAACCAATATTTACAACATATACCAGGTTCAAATAGACTTGTAATTGAATTAAACTACAATGATTTTGAGGAATGAGGACACATGTGCTAGATATTTAGAATCATTGTATTGTAGGTATTAGATGTATTATAAATTAAGACCACAGGGGAAAAACTTGTAAGTTGCAATTTTAGAATTTCCAAAGAAATTGTCATAGCTATGTAATTAAAAAGTTCCCCAGTATGATTGtaatgttataaaatattcactgTATTGTATCTATATTATGGTAacaaaaacaagagaaaaaatTGTGTTAACAACTTTTTctgctaaatattttttagatctATAAGCAACTTTCATAAAAAAGTGctatgtaattttttcttcagttttcaaGTTTTCAATTATGGAGAACGTTTGTGATAACATTTTCGCTATTGGACGACATTATATTACAACCAAATCCCTCATAGAATACGATGTGTAAACGAAGGCACAATATCATTTATTAAAACCATGCTCTATCAATTCAAGCACCTGCAGCTTTATCAGTTCGATTTCTATTGCATACAAATTGCAATTCTAGTTCATTTAGGTTAAATAACTAACCAACTCAAGACGGCTCATTGATCGAAAAACTTCTGTAAAACTTTTTCGTTTTCTACTTGTTCCTGATATTTTTGTTAGCATTTTATTGagtttacttttaattttagaGGGTTGTTAGCAGCCAGATTGAAAAAAAAGGGTCAGTTTCGAGGTTCGTTTCAACACTTATCTGATTTGGAGAAGAATTGAGTCTCCGATTGCgttacagggtgtttctaaagtGTGCAACAAAATTTAGGTGATTGCTACATTTTCTAAGAATATCGTAAATTTCCACAATAATCATATATGGGCAGACGAGAATCACCATGAGATTATAGAGTgccattttcaaaatgtttcagTGAACGTTGGGATCGTTATTGTAGGGGTTAGTTTAATTGGTCCAAATTTTCTGTCTCGGACATTAAATGGAATTTCTTACATCAGTTTTCTCGAAAATGATCCCCTGAATTACTTGAAGACATCGCACTCAATATCAGGCAAAGTatgtggttcatgcacgatggTGCTTCACTACACATTTAGATGCAACATATCCCAACAGTTGGATTGGTTGAGAAGGGCGCCAGCATTTGTTTATGAGGTTACCTTAAATCATTAGTCTACACGACACTCATAATTAATATCAACAATTTGAAGAATCGTATTCATACAGCGTGTTACACCATAAAAAATACACCTCAAATCTTGGAACGTAGGCGATGTTCACGTATTTTGACTAGAGATGGTCATGCCCAGCAtttatatttcacatatttacTGTCCACtcatattatttaaacaaatatgaaatatggTGTTCATTTATATTCTCTGtgcagctattggttttgggaaaagaatctaagaataaaaaatattttttaataaaacaaggattttaagttataattttatttcatgaaacATCACCTTGAAAGAAAGTTTTGACATGAACTGAAGAATAggttgctaatttcaccccgtataatgtaacaggaatattgaaataataccgtggttagtcctttgcgagtgcaccttttaagggtgatatctcggaaaggagTGAGCTgagaaaattgtattataaGAAAGGctcatcttaatttcatataaaaatcaCTTCCtaaattttgtcgcatgaatttagaagcaCTCTGTATATCCGATCTTCGAAGAAGCATTCAAAGTTTGCAGATACATATGTACAACTACCTTAATAATGATTTTCTTAAGAAAAAAGTCCAAACAGttaattattgaacaattttgcTATTGCGACAAATGTAGATTCAAACTACATACAACAATTTTAACAACTCCTTTGAAAATAGTAGGTACCTAAGTTCAAAGATAATTTcacataatgaattttcttaacCACGAAAAAAATGAGGTCATTTTTATCTACAATTTCCATAAACGATAATAAAcgtgtaaatatataaaaatatataattcataattcaaaaGGCGATTGATCAAATATTCGAAGGTCTATTCAAATGCAATTAAGTCGTATCctagtttttttagttttttagttttccatATTTAAACATATTAATACGGTAAGTATAAACTAAACTGTATttgatttactttattttacttCATTTGTGTGCAATTgaacttcaaaataaatttaataaaaattacgaTGTATTTATATAGGAATTACCTTGGGCAATCACTTTCAAACACGAACACAATAAAACTAGAAAGGTTAATAATTGTTTCTTCATTGTattgtttgtttacaaaaaccAATTTAGAATTATTACTTGTCACAGAGATTTACCAGACGGAATTCACaagttttataagaaattaatatCGTACAACAACAACCCATAGGCGTCACAtctctttttttagttttttttttgtagaaataagTGCATAAATTAAACCGTCAGGTCACTCATCgggagaaatatattttacagaaTATATTATACAGTAGTACTATTTCACTGATGCTGATTATGATaatgattttcaaatataataattaaacagaATCTTTGACGTTATACAGGTTATCAAGGTTGAATTAATCTAGTGCAAGACtcattaattattcattattttttcgataataaacaATATAAGTTCAAGGAtgttttaaacaatttataaaaataaattttgtttcattttcaatttatatgaaaatgttatGGATATGCAAACTCAAAATAAAAGCGTGTAATATCTTCGATAAAATCCTACCATGGAGTGTTTAGCGGAAAAAAACTCAACTCcgcttttaaatagtttaactaaattaaaaattgcgATTACGTCCACTGGTGTCCAGTTTAgaaagtttaaaataacattttctctTGGTTACTTCAGctataaagttttttatgacAAGTTTTCACTTCGATAACTTCTCCTGATAGCCTCGGTCTTGTCTTTCTCAATGCACCATCCTGTACAATAAACATATTGGAACATGTCCTACGAAGATAACTGGGAAGTAAACCGGATTAATGATGACACATTATGTTTAAATATGATTGCAAAAATTACACACATCGATAATCTAGTTCAATAGTGTAACATGAATTATCTCGCCATACCTGCTGGgaacattaaaattataataaccatatattaagttataacaatgTGTCCTTTTTTCGTgctccattaacgtatcgtctcgTTAGTTATTTAACTTATGTCCAAAAACGCAATTGTTGAGAAATTGTAAAATTCTATTATTCTGAccgtttgtttaatttttatattctgtcAACATAATTTCTTAATCCGTGTTAGTAATGGAGAATAATTTTGTATTGTAGCTTTgttaaacatttgaattttgaaCGAGTTGTTCCTTTTTTGGATTACATTTTAGAAAACTTATTTAATATGGCTGTAGCAacttacaaaacaaaatataagaagtgtaaaagtaatattttatttaaatttaaacattgTTAACATTGAAAATAACTGTTGCGAACAAtaagatataataattattattgataaacttttttgtGAATGTCAGAAATTAAACTAActctaaaaaaatcattaggAAATAGATTTCTCGAGATAATGAAAACTGAAtgtaattttgtataattcatttgacattgactcaaacattgaatcatcattttcaaacgtcatttctaacatgtctattccatttatttatacacctttaccatatataaaatcagttactcctaaactttctggaatctttaaacAACGCAATATTAAAATAGCGTAC is from Diorhabda sublineata isolate icDioSubl1.1 chromosome 1, icDioSubl1.1, whole genome shotgun sequence and encodes:
- the LOC130440513 gene encoding venom protease-like isoform X1; this encodes MKKQLLTFLVLLCSCLKVIAQGGDKCTLKGSLKSGICKIITDCPTAVEEAKLGIEQTLCGYADDLITAIVCCEEKRIVDDNLDKQQQKRISQEKCEEYNRPVTAVVGVLPLISDAVPITIKNPKCDYNVKPLIVGGEPAEPGEFPFMALVGFNATSEPWRCGGTLISNRFIVTAAHCTFTTDAGKPTVVRLGELDLSSENDGSQYKDYPLRRIIIHPNYSPPSKYNDIALLETRDEVIFTRFIRPACLNLNSDIQNGKAIATGWGRTDFAADNSEKLMKVTLNVYTNERCKTTFPSDVSLPRGIASSMVCAGDLKGGKDTCYGDSGGPLVVTKTGNMCYFYLIGITSFGKLCGFSNTPAIYTRVSEYIPWIENIVW
- the LOC130440513 gene encoding venom protease-like isoform X2 — translated: MLRRYYEKRIVDDNLDKQQQKRISQEKCEEYNRPVTAVVGVLPLISDAVPITIKNPKCDYNVKPLIVGGEPAEPGEFPFMALVGFNATSEPWRCGGTLISNRFIVTAAHCTFTTDAGKPTVVRLGELDLSSENDGSQYKDYPLRRIIIHPNYSPPSKYNDIALLETRDEVIFTRFIRPACLNLNSDIQNGKAIATGWGRTDFAADNSEKLMKVTLNVYTNERCKTTFPSDVSLPRGIASSMVCAGDLKGGKDTCYGDSGGPLVVTKTGNMCYFYLIGITSFGKLCGFSNTPAIYTRVSEYIPWIENIVW